The genomic segment TTGATCACGTTATGGACGAGCTGCATGGCGTCAGCCACGATGAACCTGTCGCCCGATCCGAGGATGAGTGGAACTACGTCTGGGAGGAAGACGAAGAAGGACACGTCACCGAAGTCGTCCACGAAGAGCTCGATGTCAAAGGCATCAAAATAGCCATCGTCGGGCGTCCCAATGTCGGCAAGTCTACTCTGGTGAACCGCTTTCTGGGGGAAGACCGGGTCGTGGTGTATGACGAAGCCGGTACCACCCGCGACAGTATTTATATTCCCTACGAGCGACACGGCCAGGATTACACCCTGATTGATACCGCCGGGATACGCCGCCGCAAAAATATCAGCGAAGCAGCCGAAAAGTTCTCCATCATCAAGACGCTGCAAGCGATTCAGGACTGCCACGTCTGTATTCTGGTGCTGGATGCCCGTACCGGCATTGTTGAACAAGACCTGCACATGCTCAGCTTTGTACTCAACGCTGGTCGGGCACTGGTGATTGCCATCAACAAATGGGACGGCATGGATGCGGACGAAAAGAAGCGGGTCAAAGACGAGCTCGACCGCCGTTTCGACTTCCTCACCTTTGCCGATATGCACTTTATCTCCGCGCTGCATGGCACAGGCGTTGGTCACTTGTACGAGTCGGTGGACCAGGCCTACGAATCAGCCATGGGTAAATGGCAAACCAACATGCTGACCCGGATTCTGGAAGATGCCGTAGCGACTCACCAACCGCCGATGGTACGCAGCCGTCGACCAAAATTGCGTTATGCTCACCAGGGTGGCTCGAATCCGCCAGTACTGGTGATTCACGGTAACCTGGTGAACGACTTGCCAGACGACTACAAACGTTATCTGGCCAATACTTTCCGTCGCGTGCTGGATATCAAGGGCACGCCGATCCGGGTGGAATTCCGACAGGGAGAAAACCCGTTCTCAGACAAACAGAAAGACATCCGCCATCGCACCAAACGACGGGCAGAGTCGGTTGTCAAAACCGCTAACATCCGTCAGATCAAACTCGATAAACACCGCAAGGCCCGCAACAAACCCTGAGCGCTTGTTGATCTGTTGTCTGAAATCTTGCCCCTCACCGGCGTTGTGATAGGGTGAGCGCAAACCATCGTTACGATTGTCGTAGCGATGGCGTTTCTTTTTGAGGTTGTCATGCCATCCCCCACTGCCAGTGTTGATTTTTACCATCGCCATGCCAAGCGATTGGCTGATTGTTACGACGGACTCTCTGTTGAACAGGTGCATGGAAGCTGGCTGCCACTGGTTCCGGTTCAACCGGGGGCCAGAGCACTGGATGTGGGTGCCGGTTGCGGTCGTGATGCCTGCTGGCTGGCTCAGCAAGGCTGGCAGGTAACCGCAGTAGAACCTGCAGCAGGCATGCGTGATATTGGCCAGCAGCGTTCACAAGCACTCGAACTTGGGCAAGACAAACTGGTATGGATAGACGATGCCTTACCGTCGTTGGCTAAAGTGCCGAATGCAGATTATCACCTGATCCTGCTGTCGGCGGTGTGGATGCACCTGTCGATTGCCCATCGTCCGCTGGCGTTGCGGCGGCTGGTGCAATTACTGGCCGAAACCGGTGTCATCGTGATTACTCTACGAAGTGGTTCCGGTGACCCGGAACGACCCATGTATCCGGTCAGTGCGGTCGAAGTCCGGGCTATCGCCAAGCCACTCAAACTCTCGGTGGAAGAACTCACCCCACGTGCCGGGAGAGGTGATCTGCTTGAACGCCCGAATGTCACCTGGCAGACTGTAATTTTACGACGCGACCGGGATAATTGAGCCGTCCATTGACAATAAATGTAATGCCCGTCGCCCGTCTGATCAGGCGGGCGTTACCTCGACCATCAACTCATCACTAAGCTGCTCCAGCGCCTCGGTAAGATCCTCATGATCCAGCGTATCGGGCACCTGCAGTTCCGCTCTGGCCTTGAACAGCGCCAGCGCCGACATTTCAGCCTGAACACACTCGGTGTTCAGCTCCAGTACATTCACACCCAATGACGCCAATACACGAGACACCTCACGGACAATACCCGGACGGTCGTTACCCACCAGACTCAAATTCAGTTGATGTGTATCGCCATGATCCAGCAAACCCCGTTCTGCTCTAATCTCGATACCACTGGCCGACAGCGCCGCCAACTCCGTTTGCAACCCGGCGTCATCGGATTCATCCAGCGTTACCAGCACAATACCGGCGAATTTACCCGCCAGACTGGCAAGATGGCTCTCCGTCCAGTTGCCGTTGTGGCGGCTGATAACAGCAGACATTGTTTCCACGATGCCAGGCTTGTCGTCGGCAATTACAGTCAGAACCAGAGATAACGTCATAACAAAAATACCTGAAAATAGAAGAGTGAAGCGCTTGTTGAAGAAGAGACACTTATTGTTAGAGGCCAAGGCTTTTGCGCTGAAGAGCAGAGATTAACAAGGCCGCTGGCGGTTGTCTTGAGTGAAATGCCGGAGGCGTCCATTCAATGTCGCTCGGTATCAATTGGCTAAGAATCAATTTCTTTACAGTCGTCAGTGCTTCACAAAACGGGTGTCAGGTCTTTCGGATTGCGGCCAGATACGAAGATGAAGCATGACTGGTTGCCTGCTGGCACAGGCTCAGATGAAGCAATTGTGACGGTTAGCATCAAGTACTACAACCAACCTGGACGGCCACATTCATCGAACGGTGATCAGAAACCCGTAGAGTACGACAAATTAGCAAAATAATGTGTCCGATTTTGTTGACCAGAATGTCAATGGCCATCTATTTTGATCCACCTTTGGCCAATAAAATTGACCCACTTTCTGAGCATCAACTGCCCAGTTTCTGCTTCAGCCGGTAGCTCTCACCGCCCATCATAAACACCTGCGAGTGGTGGATAATCCGGTCGATGATCGGTGCCGCCACATCGTCCTCATGGAAGAACTCCCCCCAGCTGTTTCAGCCGCTTTTTCAGCTCGCCTTTCTTTTCCGCCAGCTCCACAGGGTCAGGGCGTTGCGGAACAGCACCCGGTAACCGGCTTCCACCGCTTTGTGGCGGTGGCCCAATCAGGATCAGGTTGTGGCGCTCGTCAAGGAAGCGGAAGTCCAGCAGGGCGTTCACCTGACGTTTGCTGATGGTGGTTTGATGGGGTGGTTTGATGGTGGTAGTCAAAGCCTTTCAGGTGTTTTTCCGACGAGAACCCGGCCTGTTTCAGGTTGCGCTGCACCCGGCTGCCATGACGCTGTGTCAGTTCATGACTGGCCAGGTATAGGGCATTCAGACGCAGGGTTCGATAGCGCTTCAGGGTCTGTTCAAGCTGGCTCATAGCGCGCCTCCTGTCCACCGGAGTGGCCAGCGGCGGCGTACCGGCTCAGATCCAGTGGTGCATCTGAAAAGGCTACAGGTTCACTGTTCGACGAAGCCACCGCTACCTTCGAAGACGATGCCGGTGCCTACGACCAGAAAGACGCCGCAGGCTTTATCAAGCTCAACGCCCTGCATCTGCGTACCGATAAACCGCCATTTTTATACTGGAACCCCCATGCAAGATATCCTGATTAACTGCGAGCCAGTCGAGCTCTATAAAATCTTCAAATTTGAAAATATCGCCTCCAGCGGCGGTGAAGCCAAACTCATGATCGAAAACGCCTACTGGACAACTAGGGTGACAGAGCGGGGGACTGCCTACGCTACGCTTCGGCAGCCGTTTAACTTGGCGTTAGCACTCCATCAGGCATTGCGACTCTGCTTTACATCATCAGCGAGCCAGGCTTTGATGAGAGATTGATAGGGCATATCGCGTTTATTGGCTTCGATTTTAATACTATCCAATAAGCCTTCTGGCAATCTGAGAGATATGGTTTTTGTAGAAGGCTTTAAATTCGGCATCGCAACAGATTGGGCCTGCGTCCAATCAAGGTATTCGCTAGAGTCATGCTTTTCCCAAAAAGCTCGCTCTTCGGCTTCATTTTTAAACTTAGGTACGGTTTTAACTTTGCTCATAAATGTTCCTCTCTTTCCGGTGCATGTCACGAGCTGAAATAACACGAATCAAAGTATCATCAGAGCGTAAGGTAAAAGTTATATGCAGCAACCTAGCCTCATTACTTATTCCCAAGGCGTGGTATCGCGCTTCGTTTTGGCTGTGTTTTTGGTCTGCCAAAATCAGCAAGGGCTGGTTAAAAAACACTTGCTCAGCTTCAAAGCGGCTAACAGCATGTTTTTCCTCATTTTTTCGCTCGTTTCCAGCATCCCAGTCAAAGCCAGTAATTTGCTTCCAATTAATCATTTTTGTATATTGCTATCATATACACTAAAGTCAAGCGCTAACAAGCGCATGTTGTCGGACTGGCTTTCCGCTGCGCTCCAAACCAGCCGCAAATGCGGGCGTTAGGCAGCAAACTCAAGGAACGCATTATGTCTCAAATGGAATCATTATTTGAAGAGTGGAAGCGATTGGTAGATGAAGACACTACTGTCCGGTTAACCAAATCCCAGCCCCAACTGCTCCGTATCATCTGACAAATCCAGTGGTTTCCTGAACACCTCCATCAGTGGCATGCGCTGCATAAGTACCGATTTCAGCCGGATCGACACCTCCCCCAAACGCCTTTCAGGGGCCACGCCTACTGGACAACTAGGGTGACAGAGCGGGATCTCATCAACTATGCTGGCAGCGGGGAGGGTATCGAGCAATGTGGACTCTGATCCAGTTTGTGGTTATCGGGCCGTTGTGTTTTATCCTGGGTGTACTGTTGTTGATGATGGCATTCAGACTGTTGGTTGTGGCGTTGCCTTTTTTGCTGGTGGTCGGTTTGGTGATTTGGGCGATGCGGCGGTAATATCACTCGCGATATCAGCATCGCGACACGCAGTAGACTGATTATAGCCGCCACCTTTGGGTGTGAATTTGCAACAGGTGATGTAATCCCCGGAAGTACCGGGCCATGGTGCCCGGAACAGAATCAGTAGCGGAAGCCGTCCATGAACTTCTCCCCCCAACAACGTACTCGCCAGTACATCCATGCGCGTCAGCAGCATCCTGCCTGGCGTTTGTTGGCGTCGCCACGTGCGCCTTTGGTTCTGGGGTGTTTAACCACGCTATTTGAGCATGCCCAGAACGGTATCGCGGAAGAGGATGCCTTGCAGGCTTTGTCGGAGATGCTGGCAGCGTATGCCGGGCAAGATGAGTTCGCTATTGATCCAGACAATACCCGTCAACAGGCGGGGCGCGAGTTACGGGAATGGATCAAGCGTGGGTTGGTGATTGAACGCGGTCAGCGTTTGTACGCCACCGATGCTCTGGCGACGGCGATTCAGTTTGTCGATTCCCTCGATAACCGTATCATGACATCGACGGCATCCCGTCTATCAGTCGTTCAGTCGCAAATAGAAAAACTCGAAACCGGGCTTAATCCCAATCCGGCCAGTCGTATTGCCTCGTTGCAGGGGCGTATAGCCCAATTGCAGCAGGAGCTGGCCGCTGCGGAGGCGGGTGATATTCCGGTGTTGTCTAACGTAGAGGCGATTGAAGGTATTCGTGAAATCTTTTCCTTGGCGACCGGGTTGAGTGCTGATTTTCGTCGGGTGGAAGATTCCTGGCGGGAGGCAGATCGGTTGTTGCGCCAGTCTATTATGGCTGAGGGGACCCATCGCGGCGTTGTGGTGGATCGGTTGCTGGATGGTCAGGCGGCCTTGTTAAATACTCCAGAAGGTCGGGTATTTGATGGCTTTATTCAGCAATTGCGACAAACCATTGAGCTGGAGAATATGAATCACCGCATTCGTACCATTCTTGCTCATCCGGCAGCGCCTAAAGCACTGAACCGCAATCAGCTGACAGATCTGAAATGGTTGCGGCTGCGGTTGGCGCAGGAAAGTAAATTGGTGCTGCAGGCGCGCGCGCGCAGTGAACAGGATGTACGCGGTTTTCTGAAAAGTGGCCTGGCGGCCGAGCACCATAAAGTCGGTCAGATACTGACAGAGATTATGAAAGCTGCGCTGGACGTTGATTGGCAACGGCAAAAAGTCCGGCGCGCCGAGTCGCCGTTACCGCCGCTGGGGTTTGCGCTGGCCAATGTGCCGCTGGTGGAGCGGTTACGCTTTAAAAACCTGGAGAACCCGGCAGAACAAACACTGGATTTTACCGCCGCAGAGGCCAATCTGGGTGATCTCGACGAGGAGTTCTGGGCGGCCTTGGACGGGCTGGATCGCGACGTGGTGATTGCTGAAACCCTGGCGGTATTGGCAGCTGCCGGGCGGCCGTTAAGCTTGGTGGAGCTGGCGGAGCAATTACCGCCCACTCACGACCTGGAAACTTTTGCCTTGTGGATTGGAATGGCCCGTGAAGCGGGTATTGATATAACCGGGAACCACACCGAATCACTGGAATTGACAGATGCTGAGCACCGGCGCTGGGCCTTCAGTCTGCCGTTGTTGTCACTGGATGCGGCCGCGTTTGCGGGCATGGACTGGGAATTCTGAATATGACCAGTATCTTTGATGAACCGACGGCGCAGCCACCAGAAAAACCGCCGCACTTGTCTGAAAAATCGTCTGAAAATAATCATGCTGAGGGCAGTATTCCCCAAGTTATCGCTCCTGATGTTGGCGTTGTTGGCGTTGTTGGCGTTGAACGTACCGACCGCCGCTTGCGCGACACCGCTCAGCAGCTATTGAATACCGGTTTGCTGGAGCAAACGCTGAAGCCCAATGTGTATCGGGTAGCGGTGGTGAATCTGGAAGCCATCAACGCCATTCTGGAACCGCTGGATTTACAAGCTCAGGTGGATGACATTCGCGGGTTGGTGTTCCTGAAAGTGGTGGCGGCTGAAAAGACCGAGGAGCAAGACGACTGGTCGCACCCGCTGGTGCGCAAGCAACGGCTGACGCTGGAGCAATCACTGTTGGTGGCGATATTGCGGCAGTATTTTGTTAACTACGAGCAGGATTCCGGTGTGGGTGCGGCGGACGCCGTGGTGGCGATTGATGAACTGGTGCCACAGTTGCAGTTGTATCTGGGCGACAGTGGCAGTGAATCGAAAGAACGCAATCGCATGATCACCTTGTTGGATCAGCTCAAAGGACATGGGCTGGTCACCGCCCCGGACAGCCACGACCGGGTGACTATTCGTCCTGTCATTGCTCATTTGGCCAACCCGGAAAACCTGCAAGCATTGCTGAACGGTCTGCGTGAGCAGGCCGATGGTCAGCCTGATGATTCGGCGCGGGAGGAATAACCGTAATGCCAGCTCAGGAAGAGATGTTCGGGTGCGAGCCCACCTACCGTCTGCAACAACTGGAAATCTTTAATTGGGGTGGTTTTGGCGGCCCGCACAGTGCTGAGATTGATGCCGAAGGTACCGCGATTGTCGGGCCAACCGGTAGTGGTAAAACCACCCTGGTGGATGCCTTGATGACACTGCTGACAGCCAACCCCAAATACAACCTGGCATCGACGGGAGGTCACGAAAGCGACCGTGATTTGGTCTCGTATGTGCGCGGGGTCTCTGGCCCTGGGGATGGCGGTGCAGGCCAGGCGCATATCGCTCGATCCGGCAAAACCGTCACCGGTATTTGTGCCATCTTGTCGAATGGTCAGGACGTGGCTCGCCTGGGCGCGTTGCTATGGTTTGACGACATCAGCTCGACCCCGTCTGATTTGAAAAAACTCTGGTTTTTTACCACCGCAGCTGAACAGACCTTGCAGTACTGGCTGGAAGTGCATCAGGAAGGCGGTATGCGAGCGCTGCGGAAACTGGAAAAAACCACCACAGGGTTGTGGAATTACCCGGCTAAAAAAGGCTATCTGGCCAGAGTTCGGGATTTTTTCGAAGTGCGCGAGAACGCTTTTAACTTGCTGAATCGGGCGGCTGGTCTGAAGCAACTGAACAGTATTGATGATATTTTCCGCGAGCTGGTACTGGACGATTCATCCCAGTTTGAGCGGGCGTTAGAAGTGGCCGACAGCTTCGATGACCTGACGGCCATTCATGAAGAGCTGGAAGTGGCCCGGCGACAGCAACGCTCACTGGAGCCGGTCAAAGCCCACTGGGAAAAATATCAGCTGATTGATGGCCAACTGATGGAGCAACGGCAACTGGCTGATATTTTGCCCATCTGGTTTGGGGAGCAGGCGTATCAGCTCTGGAAAGCGGAGTGTGTTCGCCTGGTGACGGAGGTTCAAAGCGCCGAGGCAGGCTGTGTCGATGCGGAAGAAAGTGTCCAGGCGCAACAGCGCAGCTGCGATGCCCTGCGTGAGCAGTACTTGCAGTTGGGTGGCCATAATATTCGTAATCTGGAAGAACTGATTCACGAGAAACAGAACAATCTGGATCGTTGTGACCAGAACGCCCGCCACTATCAACGTATGAGTCGTAATCTGGGGCTAGACGATAGTCTGAGCCGTGCCGCGTTAACGGATAACCAGCGCGTGATAGCCGAGGGTCTCGAAGTGCTTGGCCACACGCTTGAGCAGGCTAATGAAGCCAGCTTTCAGCTGGGTGCCGCCGCCCAGGCAATTCGCTCGAATATTCGGCAACTGGAGGCTGAAATAACCGCGATCCAGCAGCGGCCCGGTTCTAATATCCCGGCCAAATTCCATACTTTCAGGGCGCTATTGGCCGATGAACTGGGTCTGCAAGAGGATGAATTGCCTTTTGTGGCTGAGCTGGTGCAGATAAAAGAGCAAGAACGGGATTGGCGTGGCGCTATCGAACGGGCGATTGGCAGTCACCGCTTGCGTATTCTGGTGCTACCGGAACAGGTCGCAGCGGCGCTGCGCTGGGTCAATCAGCGTAATAACCAGCTGCATGTACGTATCCTTGAAGTCAAGCAGCCTAGCCAAACTGCACGTTTTATGGACGATGGTTTTACCCAAAAACTGGATTACAAACCGCATCCTTATCGGGAAGCTGTCAAACACCTGTTAGCTGGGTTGGATCTGCACTGCGTCAACAGCCCGGACGATTTGCGACATACCGAACATGCCATCACCAAACAAGGGTTAACCTCTGGCAAGGCTCGGTTTTTCGACAAACAGGATCAAAAGCGGCTGGATCAGGACTGGCAAACGGGCTTCGACAATCAGGATCGTTTGAACAGTGTCCAGCAGCAACGTCAGCAAGCTCAGGTCACCTTGAAACAACAGGCTGCAGACGTTGAACGGGCAAAAGCGACGGTAGCTGAGTTGACGCACCGACAGATGTTGTCGCAGCAGCTGCTGGATATCCAGTTCGATCTGATGAATACCGAACAGGCGCAGCGCGAACTGTCTCATGTGCAAGAACAGTTGGTACGACTAACAGCCCCCGATTCCGACGTTACGGCGGCCAAAACAGCGTATGAGCTAGCCAACCAGCAG from the Candidatus Thalassolituus haligoni genome contains:
- the der gene encoding ribosome biogenesis GTPase Der, with the translated sequence MVPVIALVGRPNVGKSTLFNRLTKSRDALVAEIAGLTRDRKYGEGKVGERPFIVIDTGGISGEEVGIDEAMAVQSFQAIQEADIVFFMVDASAGILEGDRMIANYLRKSGKSAYLVANKIDGKNPDVVLIEMYELGMGEPLGIAAAHNRGVSTLIDHVMDELHGVSHDEPVARSEDEWNYVWEEDEEGHVTEVVHEELDVKGIKIAIVGRPNVGKSTLVNRFLGEDRVVVYDEAGTTRDSIYIPYERHGQDYTLIDTAGIRRRKNISEAAEKFSIIKTLQAIQDCHVCILVLDARTGIVEQDLHMLSFVLNAGRALVIAINKWDGMDADEKKRVKDELDRRFDFLTFADMHFISALHGTGVGHLYESVDQAYESAMGKWQTNMLTRILEDAVATHQPPMVRSRRPKLRYAHQGGSNPPVLVIHGNLVNDLPDDYKRYLANTFRRVLDIKGTPIRVEFRQGENPFSDKQKDIRHRTKRRAESVVKTANIRQIKLDKHRKARNKP
- a CDS encoding class I SAM-dependent methyltransferase, which encodes MPSPTASVDFYHRHAKRLADCYDGLSVEQVHGSWLPLVPVQPGARALDVGAGCGRDACWLAQQGWQVTAVEPAAGMRDIGQQRSQALELGQDKLVWIDDALPSLAKVPNADYHLILLSAVWMHLSIAHRPLALRRLVQLLAETGVIVITLRSGSGDPERPMYPVSAVEVRAIAKPLKLSVEELTPRAGRGDLLERPNVTWQTVILRRDRDN
- a CDS encoding glycine cleavage system protein R; this encodes MTLSLVLTVIADDKPGIVETMSAVISRHNGNWTESHLASLAGKFAGIVLVTLDESDDAGLQTELAALSASGIEIRAERGLLDHGDTHQLNLSLVGNDRPGIVREVSRVLASLGVNVLELNTECVQAEMSALALFKARAELQVPDTLDHEDLTEALEQLSDELMVEVTPA
- a CDS encoding ATP-binding protein; this encodes MAAPIIDRIIHHSQVFMMGGESYRLKQKLGS
- a CDS encoding BrnA antitoxin family protein — protein: MSKVKTVPKFKNEAEERAFWEKHDSSEYLDWTQAQSVAMPNLKPSTKTISLRLPEGLLDSIKIEANKRDMPYQSLIKAWLADDVKQSRNA
- a CDS encoding BrnT family toxin; translation: MINWKQITGFDWDAGNERKNEEKHAVSRFEAEQVFFNQPLLILADQKHSQNEARYHALGISNEARLLHITFTLRSDDTLIRVISARDMHRKERNIYEQS
- a CDS encoding DUF3375 domain-containing protein — protein: MNFSPQQRTRQYIHARQQHPAWRLLASPRAPLVLGCLTTLFEHAQNGIAEEDALQALSEMLAAYAGQDEFAIDPDNTRQQAGRELREWIKRGLVIERGQRLYATDALATAIQFVDSLDNRIMTSTASRLSVVQSQIEKLETGLNPNPASRIASLQGRIAQLQQELAAAEAGDIPVLSNVEAIEGIREIFSLATGLSADFRRVEDSWREADRLLRQSIMAEGTHRGVVVDRLLDGQAALLNTPEGRVFDGFIQQLRQTIELENMNHRIRTILAHPAAPKALNRNQLTDLKWLRLRLAQESKLVLQARARSEQDVRGFLKSGLAAEHHKVGQILTEIMKAALDVDWQRQKVRRAESPLPPLGFALANVPLVERLRFKNLENPAEQTLDFTAAEANLGDLDEEFWAALDGLDRDVVIAETLAVLAAAGRPLSLVELAEQLPPTHDLETFALWIGMAREAGIDITGNHTESLELTDAEHRRWAFSLPLLSLDAAAFAGMDWEF
- a CDS encoding DUF4194 domain-containing protein, whose product is MTSIFDEPTAQPPEKPPHLSEKSSENNHAEGSIPQVIAPDVGVVGVVGVERTDRRLRDTAQQLLNTGLLEQTLKPNVYRVAVVNLEAINAILEPLDLQAQVDDIRGLVFLKVVAAEKTEEQDDWSHPLVRKQRLTLEQSLLVAILRQYFVNYEQDSGVGAADAVVAIDELVPQLQLYLGDSGSESKERNRMITLLDQLKGHGLVTAPDSHDRVTIRPVIAHLANPENLQALLNGLREQADGQPDDSAREE
- a CDS encoding ATP-binding protein, with the protein product MPAQEEMFGCEPTYRLQQLEIFNWGGFGGPHSAEIDAEGTAIVGPTGSGKTTLVDALMTLLTANPKYNLASTGGHESDRDLVSYVRGVSGPGDGGAGQAHIARSGKTVTGICAILSNGQDVARLGALLWFDDISSTPSDLKKLWFFTTAAEQTLQYWLEVHQEGGMRALRKLEKTTTGLWNYPAKKGYLARVRDFFEVRENAFNLLNRAAGLKQLNSIDDIFRELVLDDSSQFERALEVADSFDDLTAIHEELEVARRQQRSLEPVKAHWEKYQLIDGQLMEQRQLADILPIWFGEQAYQLWKAECVRLVTEVQSAEAGCVDAEESVQAQQRSCDALREQYLQLGGHNIRNLEELIHEKQNNLDRCDQNARHYQRMSRNLGLDDSLSRAALTDNQRVIAEGLEVLGHTLEQANEASFQLGAAAQAIRSNIRQLEAEITAIQQRPGSNIPAKFHTFRALLADELGLQEDELPFVAELVQIKEQERDWRGAIERAIGSHRLRILVLPEQVAAALRWVNQRNNQLHVRILEVKQPSQTARFMDDGFTQKLDYKPHPYREAVKHLLAGLDLHCVNSPDDLRHTEHAITKQGLTSGKARFFDKQDQKRLDQDWQTGFDNQDRLNSVQQQRQQAQVTLKQQAADVERAKATVAELTHRQMLSQQLLDIQFDLMNTEQAQRELSHVQEQLVRLTAPDSDVTAAKTAYELANQQLKQLDDERILRNRQSEGWQQQLKNAETQKSRVWRRAEAGLLESQRQLAASRFADIAAAFSLARLAELDELEHTAAKALQQQLDTLAKQHANVVNELTRAMVKAKTEDRGALAETGSELIDVPYYLQRLQLLTEEALPEKQNRFKEYLNRSSDDGVTQLLMSVEAEVERIEDKLEEVNSTLRRVDFQAGRYLQLVAGKVVHESLKTFNRAIATLRSARFVEDDGESQYKALRGIIALLRDACERQRTQPAKALLDPRFRLEFKVSVIDRATGSVMETRSGSQGGSGGEKEIIASYVLTASLSYALCPDGSNRPLFGTIVLDEAFSRSSHVVAGRIIAALTEFGLHALFITPNKEMRLLRNHTRSAIVVHRRGMASTLTALTWQELDIVYQQRSVQRIRQPEDANDETSS